One stretch of Alphaproteobacteria bacterium DNA includes these proteins:
- the menA gene encoding 1,4-dihydroxy-2-naphthoate octaprenyltransferase — MAEAVPVSPVRVRPHGLKLWWQAIRPRTLTIAVSPVLAGAALAYADQGGIDPLLAAAALLGALSIQAGTNLYNDAGDYLKGGDQPLRQGPARVTAMGWASPSQVKRAAFLCFLLAALTGLFLILAGGWPILALGLASLLAGWAYSSGPRPIAYTPLGELFVIGFFGLGAAGGSYYLLAQSLTRPVLMAGLALGFIAAGVLMANNYRDLEPDRLAGRRTLAILAGPELSKVLYALFIVLPFVLVMPPLGPSGGWLVLLLAPLAYKLLRDFLMLPRGPAFNSILAATAAYQMAFACLLALGALL; from the coding sequence TTGGCGGAGGCAGTGCCCGTCAGCCCCGTTCGCGTTCGACCCCACGGGCTTAAACTGTGGTGGCAGGCCATCAGGCCTCGCACCCTGACCATCGCCGTCTCTCCCGTTTTGGCGGGGGCGGCCTTGGCCTATGCCGATCAGGGCGGCATCGATCCCCTGCTGGCGGCGGCGGCGCTGCTGGGGGCGCTTTCCATCCAGGCGGGCACCAATCTCTACAACGATGCGGGCGATTATCTGAAGGGCGGCGACCAGCCCTTGCGTCAGGGTCCGGCCCGCGTCACCGCCATGGGATGGGCGTCTCCCAGCCAGGTCAAGCGGGCGGCCTTCCTGTGTTTCTTGTTGGCGGCGCTGACCGGCTTGTTTTTGATTCTGGCGGGCGGCTGGCCGATTCTTGCGCTGGGCCTTGCCTCGCTGCTGGCGGGCTGGGCCTATTCCAGCGGCCCCAGGCCAATCGCCTATACGCCGTTGGGCGAGTTGTTCGTCATCGGCTTTTTTGGACTGGGGGCGGCGGGCGGCAGTTACTATCTGCTGGCCCAATCCTTGACCCGTCCGGTTCTGATGGCGGGGCTGGCGCTGGGATTCATCGCGGCAGGCGTGCTGATGGCCAACAACTACCGCGATCTGGAGCCTGATCGTTTGGCGGGGCGGCGCACTTTGGCCATTCTAGCCGGGCCGGAACTGTCGAAGGTTCTCTATGCCTTATTCATCGTCCTGCCATTCGTTCTGGTGATGCCACCCTTGGGGCCGTCGGGTGGGTGGTTGGTCCTGTTGCTGGCCCCTTTGGCCTATAAGCTGCTGCGCGATTTCCTGATGCTGCCGCGCGGCCCCGCCTTCAACAGCATCCTGGCCGCCACGGCCGCCTATCAAATGGCGTTCGCCTGCCTGCTGGCGCTGGGGGCGTTGTTATGA
- a CDS encoding bile acid:sodium symporter family protein codes for MISQILLPLALAFIMFAMGLTMTMGDVKQVFTKPKALLTGLAAKLFLVPLLGVLVVSLFMMEPDFAVGMLILAACPAGVTSSLLTHHAGGRIALAAMVTAISSLAAALTLPLIANLGLQLYAGYGQSVDLPVGRMIFGIFLVDTLPLALGLGLQKWKPELAALLGRFARPIATLLFALIVVGAFASQAQTMLTHGAQLLAPALLLNLAAMAGAGAIGVGMGLSRGDTIAVIMENGLQNSALGIFVALTLLRNDAMMAPSIIYALAMNVTALAVIAWLRQRAKASGHALDKPA; via the coding sequence ATGATCTCGCAAATTCTGCTGCCTTTGGCGCTGGCTTTCATCATGTTCGCCATGGGGCTGACCATGACGATGGGCGACGTCAAACAAGTCTTCACCAAACCGAAGGCGCTGCTGACCGGTCTGGCCGCCAAGCTGTTTCTGGTGCCGCTGCTGGGCGTGCTGGTGGTTTCCCTGTTCATGATGGAACCAGATTTCGCGGTCGGCATGCTGATCCTGGCCGCTTGCCCGGCGGGCGTCACTTCAAGCCTGTTGACCCATCACGCTGGCGGGCGCATCGCCTTGGCCGCGATGGTAACCGCAATTTCCAGTCTGGCCGCGGCGCTGACCCTGCCTTTGATCGCCAATCTAGGGCTGCAGCTTTACGCGGGCTACGGTCAATCCGTCGATTTGCCGGTGGGGCGGATGATTTTCGGCATCTTTCTGGTCGATACGTTGCCGCTGGCGCTGGGGCTGGGGCTTCAGAAATGGAAGCCCGAGCTTGCGGCCCTTCTGGGCCGTTTCGCGCGCCCCATCGCCACCTTACTGTTCGCCCTGATCGTGGTCGGCGCTTTTGCCAGTCAGGCGCAAACCATGCTGACGCATGGAGCGCAACTGCTGGCGCCCGCCCTGCTGCTCAACCTGGCCGCCATGGCGGGGGCTGGCGCGATCGGCGTCGGCATGGGGCTTTCGCGCGGCGACACGATCGCCGTGATCATGGAAAACGGTCTTCAGAACAGCGCGCTGGGCATTTTCGTGGCGCTGACCCTGTTGCGCAACGACGCCATGATGGCGCCCAGCATCATCTATGCGTTGGCGATGAATGTTACGGCGCTGGCCGTGATCGCTTGGTTGCGCCAGCGCGCCAAAGCGTCGGGACACGCGTTGGACAAGCCCGCCTAA
- a CDS encoding apolipoprotein A1/A4/E family protein: MFTMTSLAITALWGIGNNGLNPTTLAQTLIQSTVALTTTITGLIARHIFLAFLPEPNTAMEECCDKIVQALGVGPDEVVKASQAAAAAIQKTTGQMAVNFEAVTTSALELNTQFGTLKASVGNLETSVNQSAANTVKRLSEATGDLDRTMESAKIKITKFESEIGDTLAGKLTEALDVKLSDFSALVTRFEKEINDLPNQIGKHLTATDRGLAEYVAGLKDQVAAFVLQEKSKVLTPITELAKELKKKMKEFSDTSERSQTEFSEQIKAITDICRNRAEAVFASNEKQINASTDSLRGILTALDADMRTRINEAILALKSVSDTYAGAVAENASSKNEELRKLKDAAAEIDDKVKGLYEVYSLLYDKSTPEKRPPPHSRGDKT; the protein is encoded by the coding sequence ATGTTCACGATGACTTCCCTGGCCATAACGGCCCTTTGGGGGATCGGGAACAACGGTCTAAACCCCACAACGCTCGCCCAAACGCTGATCCAATCGACCGTGGCGCTGACCACGACGATCACAGGCCTGATTGCCAGACACATTTTTCTTGCCTTCCTGCCCGAGCCGAACACGGCCATGGAGGAATGCTGCGACAAGATCGTCCAGGCGCTGGGCGTGGGTCCCGATGAAGTGGTCAAGGCCAGCCAAGCGGCGGCAGCGGCCATTCAAAAGACAACCGGCCAGATGGCCGTGAATTTCGAGGCGGTTACCACATCCGCCCTGGAATTGAACACGCAATTCGGGACATTGAAGGCGTCTGTTGGAAACCTTGAGACCAGCGTCAATCAAAGTGCTGCGAACACGGTCAAACGGCTTTCCGAGGCCACCGGCGATCTAGACCGCACGATGGAAAGCGCCAAGATCAAAATCACCAAATTCGAAAGCGAGATCGGCGACACATTGGCCGGGAAGCTGACCGAAGCCCTGGATGTGAAATTGTCCGACTTCTCGGCGCTAGTCACCCGTTTCGAAAAAGAAATCAATGACCTGCCCAATCAGATCGGCAAGCATCTGACCGCTACCGACCGCGGCCTTGCCGAATATGTCGCAGGCCTTAAGGATCAAGTGGCGGCCTTTGTCTTGCAGGAAAAATCCAAGGTCCTCACGCCAATCACGGAACTGGCGAAAGAACTGAAGAAGAAAATGAAGGAATTCAGCGACACGTCCGAAAGATCGCAAACCGAATTTTCCGAACAGATCAAAGCGATCACCGATATCTGCCGCAACCGCGCCGAGGCCGTCTTCGCTTCGAACGAAAAGCAGATCAACGCATCGACGGACAGCCTAAGGGGCATTCTGACAGCGCTTGACGCCGATATGCGGACACGCATCAACGAAGCGATTCTGGCCCTTAAAAGCGTCTCCGACACTTATGCCGGAGCGGTCGCCGAAAACGCCAGTTCGAAGAACGAGGAGCTTAGGAAGCTCAAAGACGCCGCTGCCGAAATCGACGACAAGGTCAAAGGACTTTATGAGGTCTATAGCCTTCTTTACGATAAGAGCACGCCGGAGAAGAGACCTCCGCCCCACAGCAGGGGCGATAAAACGTGA
- a CDS encoding HAMP domain-containing histidine kinase: MPYSDMTMQQAAQNTPDLQTSLSGKEGRELALNERIDQVFHATRQLAGGHFLLCLLLLPTLSSQVALSTKLLFIAASAIVGAAHFGLRHAFKMGWKGLPPLYFGWGAALLNFLAGLIWILPLGDAALSMQGWDRAAILLGLGLALFPSPLLLGAWQPAVLAFPASASLGACLVFAFHWTPQALGLMVLVWAGFGAALLLARHLAIPARGETTASKLVQSSLFQFAEANPVPSAVLRRQDGAIQFANSRLTTLLGLSQEDLSCRSLWDIVARREERQALLSQLHEESRIEDRETVLAPRPGRHLVTHLSLIPLAVGGEDLLMLSLRDVTQDSELRKAQVAARMAAESALATERRAVEEQRHFLAMVAHEFRTPLSIISTTMDILEMTPGTMRPETTTAFDRIRRATERLVRLIETCLNEDRLVDIGTLTREPCDLTQIMRSVVRDSRAGTNAARIEASLPDTPLTVIGDKALLKIAMANLIDNAEKYTKADGRIAARLTPYGDQAVVQVSDTGIGIPTAELPRIFDKYYRAPGAKGIAGAGLGLHLVKRIVELHGGHIEAASMQGQGSTFTVRLPIVPNPSEEPAQPES; this comes from the coding sequence ATGCCGTATTCTGACATGACCATGCAGCAAGCGGCACAAAACACCCCAGATCTGCAAACGTCTCTTTCCGGGAAAGAGGGGCGGGAACTTGCCTTGAATGAGCGCATCGACCAGGTTTTCCATGCAACCCGCCAGTTGGCGGGCGGACATTTCCTGCTTTGCTTGCTTCTTCTGCCCACGCTCTCCAGCCAAGTCGCCCTATCCACCAAGCTGTTGTTTATCGCCGCCAGCGCTATCGTCGGCGCGGCCCATTTCGGGCTGCGCCATGCCTTCAAGATGGGCTGGAAAGGCCTGCCCCCGCTCTATTTCGGATGGGGGGCCGCCCTTCTCAATTTTCTGGCGGGCCTGATTTGGATTTTGCCGCTTGGCGACGCCGCCCTGTCCATGCAGGGCTGGGACCGGGCGGCGATCCTGCTGGGGCTGGGGTTGGCGCTATTCCCATCCCCTTTGCTGCTGGGGGCTTGGCAGCCCGCCGTCCTGGCTTTTCCCGCCTCGGCCAGCCTGGGAGCCTGCCTTGTCTTTGCCTTCCATTGGACCCCGCAGGCGCTTGGCCTGATGGTGCTGGTCTGGGCGGGTTTTGGCGCCGCCTTGCTCTTGGCACGCCATTTGGCGATCCCGGCCAGGGGCGAAACGACCGCCTCCAAGCTCGTCCAATCCAGCCTTTTTCAATTCGCCGAAGCCAATCCCGTTCCCTCGGCGGTGCTGCGCCGCCAAGACGGCGCCATCCAGTTCGCCAATTCGCGTCTGACAACGCTGCTGGGACTTTCGCAAGAAGACCTGTCTTGCCGCAGCCTATGGGACATCGTGGCTAGGCGCGAAGAACGCCAAGCCTTGTTGAGCCAACTGCATGAGGAAAGCCGGATCGAGGACAGGGAAACCGTGCTGGCGCCCAGGCCCGGAAGGCACTTGGTGACGCATCTGTCGCTCATTCCGCTGGCCGTCGGCGGCGAAGACCTGCTGATGCTGAGCTTGAGGGACGTCACCCAGGACAGCGAATTGCGCAAGGCCCAGGTGGCGGCGCGCATGGCCGCCGAATCGGCGCTGGCCACGGAACGGCGCGCCGTCGAGGAACAGCGACATTTCCTGGCCATGGTGGCGCACGAATTCAGAACGCCGCTTTCGATCATTTCGACCACCATGGACATTCTGGAGATGACGCCGGGAACGATGCGCCCGGAAACGACGACGGCTTTCGACCGCATCCGCAGGGCCACCGAGCGTCTGGTCCGCCTGATCGAAACCTGCCTGAACGAAGACCGGCTGGTCGATATCGGAACGCTGACGCGCGAACCTTGCGATCTGACCCAGATCATGAGATCGGTCGTGCGCGACAGCCGGGCGGGCACCAACGCCGCCCGCATCGAAGCCAGCCTGCCCGACACGCCGCTGACGGTGATCGGCGACAAGGCCTTGCTCAAGATCGCCATGGCCAATCTGATCGACAATGCCGAGAAATACACCAAGGCCGACGGGCGGATCGCGGCGCGCCTGACCCCTTACGGCGACCAAGCGGTGGTGCAGGTCTCGGACACCGGGATCGGCATTCCCACCGCCGAACTGCCCCGCATCTTCGACAAATATTACCGCGCCCCCGGCGCCAAGGGCATTGCCGGAGCGGGTCTTGGCCTGCATCTGGTGAAAAGAATTGTCGAGTTGCATGGCGGACATATCGAGGCGGCCAGCATGCAGGGCCAAGGTTCCACCTTCACCGTGCGCCTGCCCATCGTTCCCAACCCTTCCGAAGAACCGGCGCAACCGGAAAGTTAG
- the ssb gene encoding single-stranded DNA-binding protein, giving the protein MAGSVNKVMLIGNLGRDPEVRNAQSGDKIVTLNIATSESWKDRQSGERKEKTEWHRVVIFNPNLADIAERYCKKGSKVYVEGALQTRKWTDKDGNEKYTTEVVIGRFKGELGLLDARGGGGGGASAGGDDFDEGSYGQPSQPSSAGGARGGSGSAGWDRPPPGGGDLDDEIPF; this is encoded by the coding sequence ATGGCGGGCAGCGTGAACAAGGTGATGTTGATCGGCAATCTGGGGCGCGACCCCGAGGTGCGCAACGCCCAAAGCGGCGACAAGATCGTCACGTTGAACATCGCCACCTCGGAATCTTGGAAGGATCGCCAGTCGGGCGAGCGCAAGGAAAAGACCGAGTGGCATCGCGTCGTCATCTTCAACCCGAATCTGGCCGACATCGCCGAGCGCTATTGCAAGAAGGGTTCGAAGGTCTATGTCGAAGGGGCGCTTCAAACCCGCAAATGGACCGACAAGGACGGCAACGAGAAATACACGACCGAGGTCGTGATCGGCCGTTTCAAGGGCGAGTTGGGCCTGTTGGATGCGCGTGGCGGCGGTGGCGGCGGCGCTTCTGCGGGTGGCGACGATTTCGATGAAGGTTCCTACGGCCAGCCCTCGCAGCCGTCGTCGGCGGGCGGGGCGCGCGGCGGATCGGGTTCTGCGGGCTGGGATCGTCCTCCTCCGGGCGGCGGCGATCTCGACGACGAGATTCCCTTCTAA